A genomic segment from Rubrobacter tropicus encodes:
- a CDS encoding LexA family protein yields MAALIGGERVTVKRLFRESENVRLREENGEHKDVVAPAADVEVQGRVELILRRPWRR; encoded by the coding sequence GTGGCGGCGCTCATCGGCGGGGAGCGGGTTACGGTCAAGAGGCTCTTCCGGGAAAGCGAGAACGTAAGGCTGCGGGAGGAGAACGGCGAGCACAAAGACGTAGTAGCGCCGGCTGCAGACGTGGAGGTGCAGGGCCGGGTGGAGCTGATACTCCGGCGGCCGTGGAGGCGGTGA
- a CDS encoding tyrosine-type recombinase/integrase — MSAPETTKGSGSAAQTAADPAPLFLGDAIAFFLDAKRAGGRGEKTIDDYRKKLDLFQRWLASRSGLGEVDVPYASADADAVEAYAVYLKNERTLKDGKPLQDSTAKSHLAVLKSFFETASRRLKLENPMDDLDEVRFRQATPKRLYLTKEEAGRLFAPIDRAARSAPGEGPDGAPPSRRALLAPVLAARDHAAFSAMVYAGLRIEEAAGLAVWDLDLSRGAEEVRVAKGKGNKERAVPMAPKLKRSLSRYLSVRGDLVPAGEDPSHLFLNERGRRVSENTLRRRLYGWVREARLAKKAALKPHDLRRTFGTWYLQDNPGQLRELAELMGHSDLSQVMKYALSDAERARAGVGRL; from the coding sequence ATGTCGGCGCCCGAGACGACGAAGGGTTCCGGTTCCGCGGCCCAGACCGCGGCCGACCCGGCCCCGCTCTTCCTCGGCGACGCGATCGCCTTCTTTCTCGACGCCAAACGCGCCGGCGGCCGCGGCGAGAAGACCATAGACGACTACCGCAAGAAGCTCGACCTCTTCCAGCGCTGGCTCGCCTCGCGATCCGGGCTCGGGGAGGTAGACGTCCCATATGCCTCGGCCGACGCCGACGCCGTGGAGGCCTACGCCGTCTACCTCAAGAACGAGCGCACCCTCAAGGACGGCAAGCCCCTCCAGGACTCCACCGCGAAGAGCCATCTGGCCGTGCTAAAGAGCTTCTTCGAGACGGCCTCGAGGAGGCTCAAGCTAGAAAACCCCATGGACGACCTCGACGAGGTCCGCTTCCGCCAGGCGACCCCGAAGAGGCTCTACCTCACCAAGGAGGAGGCCGGCAGGCTCTTCGCCCCCATCGATCGGGCCGCGAGATCCGCGCCCGGGGAGGGGCCCGACGGGGCGCCCCCCTCCCGCCGCGCGCTTTTGGCCCCCGTGCTCGCCGCGCGCGACCACGCCGCCTTCAGCGCCATGGTCTACGCCGGCCTCAGGATAGAGGAAGCGGCCGGCCTCGCCGTCTGGGACCTCGACCTCTCTCGCGGCGCCGAAGAGGTCCGGGTGGCCAAGGGCAAGGGCAACAAGGAGCGGGCGGTCCCGATGGCCCCGAAGCTCAAGCGCTCGCTCTCGCGCTACCTCTCGGTCAGGGGAGATCTCGTGCCCGCCGGGGAGGATCCGTCCCACCTCTTCCTCAACGAGCGGGGGAGGCGAGTCTCGGAGAACACCCTGAGGCGGCGGCTCTACGGGTGGGTGCGCGAGGCGCGCCTCGCGAAGAAGGCCGCCCTCAAGCCCCACGACCTCAGGCGCACCTTCGGGACCTGGTACCTGCAGGACAACCCGGGGCAGCTGAGGGAGCTCGCCGAGCTCATGGGCCACTCCGACCTCTCCCAGGTGATGAAGTACGCCCTCTCGGACGCTGAGCGGGCCCGGGCCGGGGTCGGCAGGCTGTGA
- a CDS encoding XRE family transcriptional regulator, whose product MITQEELGGRLRRARERAGYTQEEAGRAIGLDDTAVAKMERGKRGVGALEVKRLASFYGTSTEDLLEDPTAEGEVPLTVAMRATAGALGPKAGAMKRRLQRLVADDRWLREDEDDAYDAQDFPALDLPKDLEDLERGYQGADLFRERHGLGHSPIADVAVLADELGVIVARMPLGGDERSPEGCSALDPQTGVAYVLINSDKPRVRRRFTIAHELGHLALGHLHGGEMVVDETVRGRSPREREANAFAAGLLMPEAGVADGWQRLERRLGQRPSPIDWIVWLAASFGVSDQAAAYRLVNLGRIHAVGGTTADSIKEMSENPEMLREAKRRLGLSPVTADAERGASEVGPAMRARVARALEEGAITVDGAAEMLHQPPEDIYRWVAQIGIRLDAAEAPL is encoded by the coding sequence ATGATTACGCAGGAGGAACTGGGCGGACGGCTACGTAGGGCTCGGGAGAGGGCGGGATACACGCAAGAGGAGGCGGGACGCGCCATCGGGCTGGACGACACGGCCGTGGCGAAGATGGAACGCGGCAAGCGGGGGGTGGGGGCGCTTGAGGTTAAGCGGCTCGCCTCGTTTTATGGCACCTCGACCGAGGACTTGCTGGAAGATCCCACAGCGGAGGGCGAGGTTCCCCTTACCGTCGCCATGAGGGCCACGGCGGGAGCCCTGGGACCGAAGGCTGGAGCCATGAAACGGCGATTACAGCGCTTGGTCGCTGACGATCGTTGGCTGCGCGAGGACGAAGACGATGCGTACGACGCGCAGGACTTTCCTGCGCTCGACTTGCCCAAAGATTTGGAGGATTTGGAGAGGGGCTACCAGGGCGCGGATCTTTTCCGGGAGCGCCACGGGCTAGGGCATTCGCCCATAGCGGACGTCGCCGTCTTGGCCGACGAGTTGGGCGTGATCGTCGCCCGCATGCCGTTGGGCGGCGACGAGCGATCCCCGGAAGGGTGCTCCGCGTTGGACCCGCAGACGGGGGTAGCCTACGTTCTTATCAACAGCGACAAGCCGCGCGTCCGAAGGCGGTTCACCATTGCCCACGAGCTGGGGCATCTCGCCTTAGGTCACCTCCACGGCGGCGAGATGGTCGTCGACGAAACCGTGAGGGGCAGGTCGCCTCGGGAACGCGAGGCCAACGCCTTCGCCGCGGGGCTGCTGATGCCCGAAGCCGGCGTCGCGGACGGTTGGCAACGCCTGGAGCGTCGGCTGGGCCAACGTCCCAGTCCTATAGATTGGATCGTCTGGCTCGCCGCCTCGTTCGGGGTAAGCGACCAAGCGGCGGCCTACAGACTGGTGAACCTCGGACGCATCCACGCTGTTGGCGGAACCACCGCCGACTCCATAAAGGAGATGTCGGAGAATCCGGAGATGCTCAGGGAGGCCAAGAGGCGTCTGGGGCTCTCGCCCGTGACCGCGGACGCGGAGCGCGGAGCCTCCGAGGTCGGGCCGGCCATGAGGGCGCGGGTTGCGCGGGCGCTCGAAGAGGGCGCGATCACCGTGGACGGCGCGGCGGAGATGCTGCATCAACCACCCGAGGACATCTACCGCTGGGTGGCGCAGATCGGTATCCGCCTGGACGCGGCGGAAGCGCCGCTGTAG
- a CDS encoding DEAD/DEAH box helicase: protein MTEQRPRRSGFRRVGASTTRPPDPETLFKDLRKAPGIQYLWSHQADILREYDERYPNKRDVALELPTGTGKTLIGLLIAEYRRRKFDERALYLCPTRQLAWQVGEHARTYGIEARVLLPREYEGLNDFHLGNAVGVSTYSAIFNTNPRIEEPKTVVLDDAHAAEDYVASLWSVSISRNEMGPLYRRCLRLLEPEMEEAFVEGMLDDDASPAVRARVDMLPHPRFSERAAEIRGLLDEGLDERTAERYPWSMIRGHLHACCLFVSWQGLLLRPLVPPTLTHPPFESANQRVYMSATLGEGGELERIIGVPRIERIPAPKGWEKQGSGRRLFLFPNLSMGGEDVEEATALAATESGRTLALTPTASAASVAKERFSSRGITVLSSGDVGESLEPFTSRTNVALVLANRYDGIDLPDEACRLLVMDGLPAATNLQERFLLTRLGADSLLRDRLRTRFTQGAGRCSRNDSDFAVVLAVGQRLFDFCAKRENRSGMHPELQAELEYGIENSYDLDPEGLLELVRLFREQGEEADTVDQNIRDLREKAQKIPDPVAGVLMEAAPKEVSFAYDLWRKDYAEALEKARGVSDSLSGGRETAAYRAWWHYLAGSAAWMAGQEQEDQDLLAKARDLFGRAARASRSVSWFAELSREVDPGARPSSSDVRTARACESVFQTLSGLGFHGRRFDRKVAELNDLIGKDDSSSFERGLEMLGSLLGFESSRRSDEDGAPDGVWLLGDGLAVALEAKSDETPENAISINTVRQAGTHSNWVGNNCHVATDAEVITVLASPRTTIKENAAQNAGDLYYVRIDELRDLAERLEATLRRIRSLTSDAEREAAVEVIREELDRAALLPTPLLGFLMRTPLRTLPLSG, encoded by the coding sequence ATGACGGAACAGCGGCCGAGGAGATCCGGCTTCCGAAGGGTAGGCGCCTCGACCACGAGGCCCCCGGACCCGGAGACGCTTTTCAAGGACTTGAGAAAGGCTCCCGGGATCCAGTACCTCTGGTCGCATCAGGCCGACATCTTGCGTGAGTACGACGAACGCTACCCGAACAAACGCGACGTCGCCCTGGAACTTCCCACCGGGACGGGAAAGACTTTGATCGGGTTGCTCATAGCCGAGTACCGGCGCCGTAAGTTCGACGAGCGCGCGCTTTACCTGTGCCCGACGCGCCAGCTCGCTTGGCAGGTGGGCGAGCATGCCAGGACTTACGGCATAGAGGCCCGCGTCCTTCTCCCTCGCGAGTACGAAGGCCTCAACGACTTCCACCTCGGCAACGCCGTCGGCGTGTCCACCTACAGCGCGATCTTCAACACCAACCCCCGCATCGAGGAACCGAAGACCGTAGTCCTCGACGACGCGCACGCCGCGGAGGACTACGTCGCGAGCCTTTGGTCGGTGAGCATCTCGCGCAACGAGATGGGGCCCCTGTACCGTCGCTGTCTCCGGCTGCTCGAGCCGGAGATGGAAGAGGCTTTTGTTGAGGGCATGCTCGACGACGACGCTTCCCCGGCTGTGCGCGCGAGGGTAGACATGCTGCCGCATCCCAGGTTCTCGGAGCGCGCCGCAGAGATCCGCGGGCTGCTCGATGAGGGCCTCGATGAGCGGACCGCCGAACGATACCCCTGGTCCATGATCCGCGGGCACCTCCACGCCTGCTGCCTGTTCGTATCCTGGCAAGGGCTTCTCCTGCGGCCCCTCGTCCCCCCGACCTTGACCCATCCCCCTTTCGAGTCGGCGAACCAACGGGTCTACATGTCGGCGACATTGGGCGAGGGCGGAGAGTTGGAGCGCATCATCGGCGTGCCGCGCATAGAGCGCATACCGGCTCCGAAGGGTTGGGAGAAGCAGGGCTCGGGAAGACGGCTTTTCCTGTTCCCGAACCTGTCAATGGGCGGGGAAGACGTCGAGGAGGCGACCGCGCTCGCGGCGACGGAGAGCGGCAGGACGCTCGCTTTGACCCCGACCGCGTCTGCCGCGTCGGTCGCCAAAGAGCGGTTCTCTTCTCGGGGCATCACCGTCCTGTCGTCCGGGGACGTGGGAGAATCGCTCGAGCCCTTCACCTCTCGGACGAACGTCGCTCTCGTCCTGGCGAACCGCTACGACGGCATAGACCTGCCCGACGAGGCGTGCCGGTTGCTTGTCATGGACGGCCTCCCGGCCGCCACCAACCTCCAGGAGCGTTTCCTTCTGACGAGGCTGGGGGCAGACTCTCTGTTGAGGGATCGCCTGCGCACCCGCTTCACCCAAGGCGCCGGCCGTTGCAGCCGCAACGATTCTGACTTCGCGGTCGTGCTGGCCGTCGGCCAACGGCTGTTCGATTTCTGCGCGAAGCGGGAGAACCGCTCGGGGATGCACCCCGAGTTGCAGGCCGAGCTCGAGTACGGGATCGAGAACAGCTACGACCTCGATCCCGAAGGCCTGCTGGAGTTGGTCCGACTCTTCCGCGAACAAGGCGAAGAAGCGGACACGGTCGACCAAAACATCCGTGACCTTCGGGAGAAAGCGCAGAAGATTCCTGATCCCGTGGCCGGGGTCCTCATGGAGGCCGCGCCCAAGGAGGTTTCTTTCGCGTACGACCTCTGGAGGAAGGATTACGCGGAGGCGCTAGAAAAGGCGAGGGGTGTCTCCGACTCCCTGTCGGGCGGTCGAGAGACCGCCGCGTATCGGGCTTGGTGGCACTACCTCGCCGGGAGCGCGGCCTGGATGGCGGGCCAGGAGCAGGAAGACCAGGACCTGCTCGCCAAAGCCAGGGATCTCTTCGGACGGGCGGCTCGCGCTTCCAGGTCCGTCAGCTGGTTCGCGGAGCTGTCCCGCGAAGTAGACCCTGGCGCGCGGCCCTCCTCGTCGGACGTCCGCACGGCTCGCGCTTGCGAGTCCGTCTTCCAGACGCTGTCCGGGCTCGGCTTCCATGGCAGACGGTTCGATAGGAAGGTGGCGGAGCTCAACGATCTCATCGGAAAGGACGACAGCTCTTCTTTCGAGCGCGGGCTGGAGATGCTGGGCAGTTTGCTCGGGTTCGAGTCTTCTAGGCGCAGCGACGAAGACGGCGCGCCCGACGGCGTGTGGCTCCTCGGCGATGGGCTCGCGGTTGCGCTCGAGGCGAAGAGCGACGAAACCCCCGAAAACGCTATCTCGATCAACACAGTGCGCCAAGCCGGTACCCACTCCAACTGGGTAGGCAACAACTGCCACGTCGCCACGGACGCCGAGGTAATCACCGTGCTCGCCTCACCCCGCACCACCATCAAGGAGAACGCCGCTCAAAACGCCGGCGACCTCTACTACGTGCGCATCGATGAGCTACGGGATTTAGCCGAGAGGTTGGAGGCGACGCTGCGGCGAATCCGCTCTCTGACAAGCGATGCCGAACGGGAGGCGGCCGTCGAGGTAATCCGCGAGGAGTTGGACCGAGCCGCCCTGCTTCCCACCCCGTTGCTTGGCTTTCTCATGCGTACGCCCTTGCGTACGCTTCCCCTTTCGGGCTGA
- a CDS encoding putative metal-binding protein, whose product MAEEVLVDPAVSRAKFDREVAQYREREDEYVRRGWFLVKAEYPEVFVVFGAPQLSPPALVFGALLDFTDYDLWPPSVKLVNPFTKEPYKNKDLPRRLPRQPTVPADQALAGQVQFIQPQDLMVAHDPEDVPFLCIPGVREYHEHPAHSGDSWLLHKDSGEGTLYFLLDQIHRYGVQPIAAYNVVMQPIIQYAQNELPE is encoded by the coding sequence GTGGCTGAGGAGGTCTTGGTCGACCCCGCGGTATCGCGGGCAAAGTTCGACAGAGAGGTGGCCCAATACCGGGAACGCGAGGACGAGTACGTCCGCCGCGGCTGGTTTCTCGTAAAGGCGGAGTACCCAGAGGTGTTCGTCGTCTTCGGGGCGCCTCAGCTTAGCCCGCCCGCGCTCGTCTTTGGGGCGCTTCTCGACTTCACGGACTACGACCTGTGGCCGCCCTCCGTGAAACTGGTCAACCCCTTCACCAAAGAACCCTACAAGAACAAGGATCTGCCGCGTCGTCTTCCTCGCCAGCCCACCGTACCCGCCGATCAAGCGCTAGCAGGGCAGGTGCAATTCATACAACCTCAAGACTTGATGGTAGCCCACGACCCTGAAGACGTTCCGTTTCTGTGTATCCCGGGCGTACGCGAGTACCACGAGCATCCGGCGCACTCCGGCGACTCTTGGCTGCTCCACAAAGACAGCGGCGAAGGCACGCTCTACTTTCTGTTGGATCAGATCCATAGGTACGGTGTCCAGCCCATCGCGGCTTACAACGTGGTCATGCAGCCGATCATTCAGTACGCGCAGAACGAATTGCCGGAATGA
- a CDS encoding DUF2604 domain-containing protein, whose amino-acid sequence MPKNKEKLTIVVNGHPTEVEANENAPIRTVIPKALAESGNTGRPPEDWKLTDEDGNPLDLGRKIEDFGFAPGVTLVLSLRAGAGG is encoded by the coding sequence ATGCCCAAGAACAAAGAAAAGCTGACCATCGTCGTCAACGGCCACCCGACCGAGGTCGAGGCCAACGAGAACGCGCCGATCCGCACCGTGATCCCTAAGGCCCTCGCGGAAAGCGGAAATACCGGCCGGCCCCCCGAGGATTGGAAGCTGACGGACGAGGACGGGAACCCTCTCGATCTTGGTCGCAAGATCGAGGACTTCGGGTTCGCCCCGGGCGTGACGCTCGTCTTGAGCCTCAGGGCCGGCGCGGGTGGCTGA
- a CDS encoding E2 ligase fold family C protein, with product MALADFFDKTARAASQVLSGYDRGAFEDVLNSSVVAVTFDDAATGSPEGRITLELAVNLLSRLYPRLAVVPSGGETEGLAEDLVSLARSINPKIDIESGLEGADICLSVGSTPATGTTPVVYLGSDGWVAQISTKDPQGSGPTENPFGAAAAACLGAANAFRAVFSSQLPKGNLDDDLSLSLLDYKPFAAKPINTELASVDLSESHLIGLGAIGNGAVWTLSKVKGVSGTLHLVDHEEVDLSNLQRYVLTTAADVGASKVALAADMLQDTGFAVRTHPERWGVHLAARGDWDLQRVAVAVDSVEDRIAVQAALPRWIVNAWTQPDDLGISRHAFLGDQACLACLYLPEEKRKSEAEIMAEVFGFSEEWRVVGERLYKGTPTDRAFLESIAAAQGIAIEQLLPFEGKHLRTLYQEGVCGGAVIGFGDRADDEQAEVPLAFQSALAGVMLAADLVTNAGGLNTLPPPVTTRMDLLRPLGTVLSSSRPKHPSGRCICQDDDYVRAYQLKYV from the coding sequence GTGGCGCTGGCGGACTTCTTCGACAAGACGGCGCGGGCGGCGTCGCAGGTCTTGTCGGGGTACGATCGGGGGGCCTTCGAAGACGTGCTGAACTCTTCCGTCGTTGCCGTGACCTTCGACGACGCGGCCACGGGGTCGCCAGAGGGCAGGATCACGCTGGAACTCGCTGTCAACCTCCTCTCGCGGCTCTACCCCCGGCTGGCCGTGGTGCCCTCAGGAGGGGAAACAGAAGGGCTCGCCGAAGATTTGGTGTCCTTGGCACGATCCATCAACCCGAAGATCGACATCGAATCGGGCCTCGAAGGGGCCGATATCTGTCTGTCGGTGGGCAGCACCCCAGCCACCGGAACGACGCCGGTCGTCTATCTCGGCTCCGACGGGTGGGTGGCGCAGATCTCCACCAAAGACCCGCAGGGATCAGGCCCTACGGAGAACCCGTTCGGCGCCGCGGCGGCCGCCTGTCTCGGCGCCGCGAACGCCTTCCGCGCCGTCTTCTCCTCGCAGCTACCCAAGGGTAACCTCGACGACGACCTATCCCTCTCTTTGCTTGACTACAAACCCTTCGCGGCAAAGCCTATCAACACCGAACTGGCGTCCGTCGACTTGAGCGAGAGTCACCTGATCGGCCTCGGGGCCATCGGCAACGGGGCCGTGTGGACGCTCTCGAAGGTGAAGGGAGTCAGCGGCACGTTACACCTCGTAGACCACGAAGAGGTGGACCTATCCAACTTGCAGCGCTACGTTCTGACCACCGCGGCGGACGTGGGCGCCTCGAAGGTTGCCTTGGCAGCGGACATGCTGCAGGACACCGGGTTTGCTGTACGCACGCACCCCGAGCGCTGGGGCGTCCACTTGGCGGCTCGAGGCGACTGGGACCTCCAAAGGGTAGCCGTGGCCGTGGATTCGGTTGAAGACCGAATCGCAGTGCAGGCCGCGCTGCCCCGCTGGATCGTTAACGCCTGGACGCAGCCAGACGACCTCGGCATCTCCAGGCACGCTTTTCTGGGCGATCAGGCCTGCCTAGCGTGCCTATACCTGCCCGAAGAGAAGCGCAAGAGCGAAGCCGAGATCATGGCAGAGGTCTTCGGTTTCTCAGAGGAATGGCGGGTGGTCGGAGAGCGTCTTTACAAGGGCACACCGACGGACAGAGCGTTTCTGGAGAGCATTGCCGCGGCTCAGGGCATCGCAATAGAGCAATTGCTGCCCTTTGAGGGCAAGCACCTGCGAACCTTGTACCAAGAGGGCGTGTGCGGGGGCGCGGTTATCGGTTTTGGCGACAGAGCCGACGACGAGCAGGCGGAGGTGCCCTTGGCGTTTCAATCCGCCCTCGCGGGGGTGATGCTCGCCGCCGATCTGGTCACCAACGCTGGCGGACTAAATACCCTCCCACCCCCCGTCACAACGAGGATGGACCTGCTGAGGCCTCTGGGTACGGTGTTGTCGTCTTCGCGTCCAAAGCACCCGTCAGGAAGGTGCATTTGTCAAGATGATGACTACGTGAGGGCATACCAACTTAAGTATGTGTAG
- a CDS encoding Mov34/MPN/PAD-1 family protein translates to MTGLTSVASVRVPRELALEAHDYLRRVGQHGAEGFALWAGELRNGVFLVTRTRIPEQRHLRTESGVLVLVEAEELFRTNMWLYREGLTLIAQLHSHPTDAYHSETDDAMPIVAAVGGLSLVVPYFARHPFSLADYAVYRLTPGEGWVELADEEVAALIVIED, encoded by the coding sequence ATGACGGGTCTCACGTCGGTGGCGTCGGTCAGGGTTCCGCGGGAACTGGCGTTGGAGGCCCACGACTACTTGCGGCGCGTCGGTCAGCACGGGGCGGAGGGTTTCGCGCTTTGGGCAGGGGAGCTCCGAAACGGCGTGTTTCTCGTCACGCGCACCCGCATCCCCGAGCAACGCCACCTTCGTACGGAGTCCGGCGTCCTCGTGCTGGTCGAGGCGGAGGAGCTGTTCAGGACTAACATGTGGCTCTACAGGGAGGGCTTGACGCTCATCGCGCAGCTGCACAGTCACCCGACCGACGCGTACCATTCCGAGACCGACGACGCGATGCCGATCGTGGCCGCGGTCGGCGGGCTCTCCCTGGTTGTGCCGTACTTCGCGCGCCATCCTTTCTCGCTCGCGGACTACGCGGTCTACCGCCTGACACCCGGGGAAGGCTGGGTCGAGTTGGCGGACGAAGAGGTAGCTGCCCTGATCGTGATCGAGGACTAG